From the genome of Anticarsia gemmatalis isolate Benzon Research Colony breed Stoneville strain chromosome 13, ilAntGemm2 primary, whole genome shotgun sequence, one region includes:
- the Not3 gene encoding CCR4-associated factor Not3 isoform X1, with protein sequence MAATRKLQGEIDRCLKKVTEGVETFDDIWQKVHNATNSNQKEKYEADLKKEIKKLQRLRDQIKSWIASGEIKDKSTLLEYRKLIETQMERFKVVERETKTKAYSKEGLGAAQKLDPAQKEREEMSSWLVSSIDALNLQVDQFESEIESLLVGKKKRLDKEKQDRMEELKCKLEKHRFHIKKLETLLRMLDNMSVEVEQHVAVGLQIRRIKDDVEYYIDSSLEPGFEENEYIYDDIRGLDEIELSGVGLPSSATTDSNNSNDSAGSPTSMLSGTSPVTSPTLEVHNHSTDSIDVEKKKREKDEIIAKPVKPLPLRAVNAGAVSNSTCNVSSLLNNSAASTNSINNTGVSGASTPSKQPPPPSPPHHHNVRQNNNTEVVENGPVSTTPAHTATHLPPAPTQPPPTSKSSSVPLGSSTSASEAATSPLTVNGPSQPPHHTPQHVANNGRVSESSSTATLSGAGPGAAPGAGGTASLKSMAQEAVHRAGLDNVHPQNVRRGAALAQAHIPPLLGVAPLGPLPLNSEHQLQFQMLESSFYHMPHPSDSERTRVYLPRNICQTPIYYNQVLLPHSDSVEFFQRLSTETLFFVFYYMEGTKAQYLAAKALKKQSWRFHTKYMMWFQRHEEPKVINEEYEQGTYIYFDYEKWGQRKKEGFTFEYKYLEDRDLN encoded by the exons ATGGCTGCGACAAGGAAATTACAAG GTGAAATAGACAGGTGTTTAAAAAAGGTAACGGAGGGTGTAGAAACATTCGATGACATCTGGCAAAAGGTACACAATGCGACGAACAGTAACCAAAAGGAGAAGTATGAGGCAGACCTCAAGAAGGAGATCAAAAAGCTTCAGAGGCTACGGGATCAGATCAAGTCGTGGATCGCCTCCGGGGAGATTAAGGATAAGAGTACACTTTTAGAATATAGGAAACTAATAGAAACA CAAATGGAAAGGTTCAAAGTGGTTGAGCGCGAGACGAAAACGAAGGCGTACTCGAAAGAGGGGCTGGGCGCCGCTCAAAAACTGGACCCCGCGCAGAAGGAGCGAGAGGAGATGTCCTCGTGGCTCGTCTCGTCCATCGACGCACTTAATTTACAA GTTGATCAATTTGAGTCTGAAATAGAGTCACTTCTAGTGGGTAAGAAGAAACGGTTGGACAAGGAGAAGCAGGATCGCATGGAGGAGCTCAAATGTAAGCTGGAGAAGCACAGGTTCCACATAAAGAAGCTAGAGACGCTGCTGAGAATGCTTGACAACATGTCCGTTGAAGTTGAACAG catgTGGCTGTTGGATTACAGATAAGAAGGATAAAAGACGACGTAGAATATTACATAGACTCGTCCCTGGAGCCGGGCTTCGAGGAGAACGAGTACATATACGACGACATCCGCGGCCTGGACGAGATCGAGCTCAGCGGCGTCGGCCTGCCTTCCTCCGCCACTACCGACAGCAACAACAGCAACGACTCCGCGGGCTCGCCCACTAGCATGCTATCAG GTACGAGTCCTGTGACGTCACCGACGTTAGAGGTGCACAACCATTCGACAGACTCCATAGACGTTGAAAAGAAAAAACGGGAGAAAGACGAAATCATAGCAAAA CCGGTAAAACCACTGCCGCTGCGCGCGGTGAACGCGGGCGCGGTCAGTAACAGCACGTGTAACGTTAGTTCCTTGCTCAATAACTCCGCAGCATCCACCAATAG TATAAACAACACGGGGGTGTCGGGCGCGTCGACGCCGAGCAAGCAGCCGCCGCCGCCTAGTCCGCCGCACCACCACAACGTCAGACAAAACAACAACACAG AAGTAGTGGAGAATGGTCCAGTGTCGACTACCCCCGCGCACACGGCAACGCATCTACCGCCCGCGCCAACGCAACCACCTCCA ACGTCAAAAAGTTCGTCGGTGCCGCTGGGCTCGTCGACGAGCGCGAGCGAGGCGGCCACGTCGCCGCTCACCGTCAACGGGCCCTCGCAGCCGCCGCACCACACGCCGCAGCATGTCGCCAACAA CGGGCGCGTGAGCGAGTCGTCGAGCACGGCCACGCTGAGCGGCGCGGGGCcgggcgcggcgccgggcgcggGCGGCACGGCGTCGCTCAAGAGCATGGCGCAGGAGGCCGTGCACCGCGCGGGGCTCGACAATGTGCACCCGCAG AACGTAAGACGAGGGGCAGCACTAGCGCAAGCGCACATTCCGCCGTTATTAGGCGTCGCGCCACTAGGACCATTACCACTTAATTcg GAACACCAGCTACAATTCCAGATGTTGGAGTCGTCGTTCTACCACATGCCGCACCCGTCCGACTCGGAGAGAACAAGGGTCTATCTACCGAGGAATATCTGCCAGACGCCTATATATTACAACCAG GTGCTGTTACCCCACTCAGACTCGGTGGAGTTCTTCCAGCGGCTGTCGACGGAGACGTTGTTCTTCGTGTTCTACTACATGGAGGGAACGAAGGCGCAGTACCTCGCCGCCAAGGCGCTCAAGAAGCAGAGCTGGCGCTTCCACACCAAGTACATGATGTGGTTCCAGAGGCACGAGGAGCCCAAGGTTATCAATGAGGAGTACGAACAG GGCACGTACATTTACTTCGACTACGAGAAGTGGGGCCAGCGCAAGAAGGAGGGGTTCACCTTCGAGTATAAGTACTTAGAGGATCGCGACTTGAACTGA
- the Not3 gene encoding CCR4-associated factor Not3 isoform X2, translating to MAATRKLQGEIDRCLKKVTEGVETFDDIWQKVHNATNSNQKEKYEADLKKEIKKLQRLRDQIKSWIASGEIKDKSTLLEYRKLIETQMERFKVVERETKTKAYSKEGLGAAQKLDPAQKEREEMSSWLVSSIDALNLQVDQFESEIESLLVGKKKRLDKEKQDRMEELKCKLEKHRFHIKKLETLLRMLDNMSVEVEQIRRIKDDVEYYIDSSLEPGFEENEYIYDDIRGLDEIELSGVGLPSSATTDSNNSNDSAGSPTSMLSGTSPVTSPTLEVHNHSTDSIDVEKKKREKDEIIAKPVKPLPLRAVNAGAVSNSTCNVSSLLNNSAASTNSINNTGVSGASTPSKQPPPPSPPHHHNVRQNNNTEVVENGPVSTTPAHTATHLPPAPTQPPPTSKSSSVPLGSSTSASEAATSPLTVNGPSQPPHHTPQHVANNGRVSESSSTATLSGAGPGAAPGAGGTASLKSMAQEAVHRAGLDNVHPQNVRRGAALAQAHIPPLLGVAPLGPLPLNSEHQLQFQMLESSFYHMPHPSDSERTRVYLPRNICQTPIYYNQVLLPHSDSVEFFQRLSTETLFFVFYYMEGTKAQYLAAKALKKQSWRFHTKYMMWFQRHEEPKVINEEYEQGTYIYFDYEKWGQRKKEGFTFEYKYLEDRDLN from the exons ATGGCTGCGACAAGGAAATTACAAG GTGAAATAGACAGGTGTTTAAAAAAGGTAACGGAGGGTGTAGAAACATTCGATGACATCTGGCAAAAGGTACACAATGCGACGAACAGTAACCAAAAGGAGAAGTATGAGGCAGACCTCAAGAAGGAGATCAAAAAGCTTCAGAGGCTACGGGATCAGATCAAGTCGTGGATCGCCTCCGGGGAGATTAAGGATAAGAGTACACTTTTAGAATATAGGAAACTAATAGAAACA CAAATGGAAAGGTTCAAAGTGGTTGAGCGCGAGACGAAAACGAAGGCGTACTCGAAAGAGGGGCTGGGCGCCGCTCAAAAACTGGACCCCGCGCAGAAGGAGCGAGAGGAGATGTCCTCGTGGCTCGTCTCGTCCATCGACGCACTTAATTTACAA GTTGATCAATTTGAGTCTGAAATAGAGTCACTTCTAGTGGGTAAGAAGAAACGGTTGGACAAGGAGAAGCAGGATCGCATGGAGGAGCTCAAATGTAAGCTGGAGAAGCACAGGTTCCACATAAAGAAGCTAGAGACGCTGCTGAGAATGCTTGACAACATGTCCGTTGAAGTTGAACAG ATAAGAAGGATAAAAGACGACGTAGAATATTACATAGACTCGTCCCTGGAGCCGGGCTTCGAGGAGAACGAGTACATATACGACGACATCCGCGGCCTGGACGAGATCGAGCTCAGCGGCGTCGGCCTGCCTTCCTCCGCCACTACCGACAGCAACAACAGCAACGACTCCGCGGGCTCGCCCACTAGCATGCTATCAG GTACGAGTCCTGTGACGTCACCGACGTTAGAGGTGCACAACCATTCGACAGACTCCATAGACGTTGAAAAGAAAAAACGGGAGAAAGACGAAATCATAGCAAAA CCGGTAAAACCACTGCCGCTGCGCGCGGTGAACGCGGGCGCGGTCAGTAACAGCACGTGTAACGTTAGTTCCTTGCTCAATAACTCCGCAGCATCCACCAATAG TATAAACAACACGGGGGTGTCGGGCGCGTCGACGCCGAGCAAGCAGCCGCCGCCGCCTAGTCCGCCGCACCACCACAACGTCAGACAAAACAACAACACAG AAGTAGTGGAGAATGGTCCAGTGTCGACTACCCCCGCGCACACGGCAACGCATCTACCGCCCGCGCCAACGCAACCACCTCCA ACGTCAAAAAGTTCGTCGGTGCCGCTGGGCTCGTCGACGAGCGCGAGCGAGGCGGCCACGTCGCCGCTCACCGTCAACGGGCCCTCGCAGCCGCCGCACCACACGCCGCAGCATGTCGCCAACAA CGGGCGCGTGAGCGAGTCGTCGAGCACGGCCACGCTGAGCGGCGCGGGGCcgggcgcggcgccgggcgcggGCGGCACGGCGTCGCTCAAGAGCATGGCGCAGGAGGCCGTGCACCGCGCGGGGCTCGACAATGTGCACCCGCAG AACGTAAGACGAGGGGCAGCACTAGCGCAAGCGCACATTCCGCCGTTATTAGGCGTCGCGCCACTAGGACCATTACCACTTAATTcg GAACACCAGCTACAATTCCAGATGTTGGAGTCGTCGTTCTACCACATGCCGCACCCGTCCGACTCGGAGAGAACAAGGGTCTATCTACCGAGGAATATCTGCCAGACGCCTATATATTACAACCAG GTGCTGTTACCCCACTCAGACTCGGTGGAGTTCTTCCAGCGGCTGTCGACGGAGACGTTGTTCTTCGTGTTCTACTACATGGAGGGAACGAAGGCGCAGTACCTCGCCGCCAAGGCGCTCAAGAAGCAGAGCTGGCGCTTCCACACCAAGTACATGATGTGGTTCCAGAGGCACGAGGAGCCCAAGGTTATCAATGAGGAGTACGAACAG GGCACGTACATTTACTTCGACTACGAGAAGTGGGGCCAGCGCAAGAAGGAGGGGTTCACCTTCGAGTATAAGTACTTAGAGGATCGCGACTTGAACTGA
- the Not3 gene encoding CCR4-associated factor Not3 isoform X3, with translation MNVHEILQGSDIVTCVDFVKDMVYELYDQENKQMERFKVVERETKTKAYSKEGLGAAQKLDPAQKEREEMSSWLVSSIDALNLQVDQFESEIESLLVGKKKRLDKEKQDRMEELKCKLEKHRFHIKKLETLLRMLDNMSVEVEQHVAVGLQIRRIKDDVEYYIDSSLEPGFEENEYIYDDIRGLDEIELSGVGLPSSATTDSNNSNDSAGSPTSMLSGTSPVTSPTLEVHNHSTDSIDVEKKKREKDEIIAKPVKPLPLRAVNAGAVSNSTCNVSSLLNNSAASTNSINNTGVSGASTPSKQPPPPSPPHHHNVRQNNNTEVVENGPVSTTPAHTATHLPPAPTQPPPTSKSSSVPLGSSTSASEAATSPLTVNGPSQPPHHTPQHVANNGRVSESSSTATLSGAGPGAAPGAGGTASLKSMAQEAVHRAGLDNVHPQNVRRGAALAQAHIPPLLGVAPLGPLPLNSEHQLQFQMLESSFYHMPHPSDSERTRVYLPRNICQTPIYYNQVLLPHSDSVEFFQRLSTETLFFVFYYMEGTKAQYLAAKALKKQSWRFHTKYMMWFQRHEEPKVINEEYEQGTYIYFDYEKWGQRKKEGFTFEYKYLEDRDLN, from the exons ATGAATGTACATGAAATATTGCAAGGGAGTGATATTGTAACTTGTGTGGACTTTGTGAAAGACATGGTGTATGAATTGTATGACCAAGAAAATAAG CAAATGGAAAGGTTCAAAGTGGTTGAGCGCGAGACGAAAACGAAGGCGTACTCGAAAGAGGGGCTGGGCGCCGCTCAAAAACTGGACCCCGCGCAGAAGGAGCGAGAGGAGATGTCCTCGTGGCTCGTCTCGTCCATCGACGCACTTAATTTACAA GTTGATCAATTTGAGTCTGAAATAGAGTCACTTCTAGTGGGTAAGAAGAAACGGTTGGACAAGGAGAAGCAGGATCGCATGGAGGAGCTCAAATGTAAGCTGGAGAAGCACAGGTTCCACATAAAGAAGCTAGAGACGCTGCTGAGAATGCTTGACAACATGTCCGTTGAAGTTGAACAG catgTGGCTGTTGGATTACAGATAAGAAGGATAAAAGACGACGTAGAATATTACATAGACTCGTCCCTGGAGCCGGGCTTCGAGGAGAACGAGTACATATACGACGACATCCGCGGCCTGGACGAGATCGAGCTCAGCGGCGTCGGCCTGCCTTCCTCCGCCACTACCGACAGCAACAACAGCAACGACTCCGCGGGCTCGCCCACTAGCATGCTATCAG GTACGAGTCCTGTGACGTCACCGACGTTAGAGGTGCACAACCATTCGACAGACTCCATAGACGTTGAAAAGAAAAAACGGGAGAAAGACGAAATCATAGCAAAA CCGGTAAAACCACTGCCGCTGCGCGCGGTGAACGCGGGCGCGGTCAGTAACAGCACGTGTAACGTTAGTTCCTTGCTCAATAACTCCGCAGCATCCACCAATAG TATAAACAACACGGGGGTGTCGGGCGCGTCGACGCCGAGCAAGCAGCCGCCGCCGCCTAGTCCGCCGCACCACCACAACGTCAGACAAAACAACAACACAG AAGTAGTGGAGAATGGTCCAGTGTCGACTACCCCCGCGCACACGGCAACGCATCTACCGCCCGCGCCAACGCAACCACCTCCA ACGTCAAAAAGTTCGTCGGTGCCGCTGGGCTCGTCGACGAGCGCGAGCGAGGCGGCCACGTCGCCGCTCACCGTCAACGGGCCCTCGCAGCCGCCGCACCACACGCCGCAGCATGTCGCCAACAA CGGGCGCGTGAGCGAGTCGTCGAGCACGGCCACGCTGAGCGGCGCGGGGCcgggcgcggcgccgggcgcggGCGGCACGGCGTCGCTCAAGAGCATGGCGCAGGAGGCCGTGCACCGCGCGGGGCTCGACAATGTGCACCCGCAG AACGTAAGACGAGGGGCAGCACTAGCGCAAGCGCACATTCCGCCGTTATTAGGCGTCGCGCCACTAGGACCATTACCACTTAATTcg GAACACCAGCTACAATTCCAGATGTTGGAGTCGTCGTTCTACCACATGCCGCACCCGTCCGACTCGGAGAGAACAAGGGTCTATCTACCGAGGAATATCTGCCAGACGCCTATATATTACAACCAG GTGCTGTTACCCCACTCAGACTCGGTGGAGTTCTTCCAGCGGCTGTCGACGGAGACGTTGTTCTTCGTGTTCTACTACATGGAGGGAACGAAGGCGCAGTACCTCGCCGCCAAGGCGCTCAAGAAGCAGAGCTGGCGCTTCCACACCAAGTACATGATGTGGTTCCAGAGGCACGAGGAGCCCAAGGTTATCAATGAGGAGTACGAACAG GGCACGTACATTTACTTCGACTACGAGAAGTGGGGCCAGCGCAAGAAGGAGGGGTTCACCTTCGAGTATAAGTACTTAGAGGATCGCGACTTGAACTGA
- the pths gene encoding putative ATP-dependent RNA helicase DDX47 — protein MAADHVDESSDNESEQSETEEQEEKQVEEANDDNEDDNTTFKDLGVVDVLCEACEELKWKKPSKIQKESIPVALQGKDIIGLAETGSGKTGAFALPILQALLENPQRYFALILTPTRELAFQISEQFEALGASIGVKCAVIVGGMDMVAQALMLSKKPHIIIATPGRLVDHLENTKGFNLKALKFLVMDEADRILNMDFEVEVDKILRVIPRERRTYLFSATMTKKVQKLQRASLQDPVKVEVSTKYQTVEKLLQYYLFIPVKYKDVYLVHILNEMAGNSFIVFVATCAGALRTALLLRNLGLAAVPLHGQMSQNKRLAALNKFKSKSRSVLICTDVASRGLDIPHVDVVINLDIPLHSKDYIHRVGRTARAGRAGKAITFVSQYDVELYQRIEQLIGKQLPLYKTEESEVMVLQERVAEAQRLTKIEMKELEDKKNTKGKKRGAADSDDDTEEAAGVRRRIKGGKNNKYGGKKKKR, from the exons ATGGCTGCAGATCACGTTGATGAGAGTAGTGATAATGAAAGTGAACAATCTGAGACTGAAGAACAGGAGGAGAAACAAGTAGAAGAAGCAAATGACGACAATGAAGACGACAACACAACTTTTAAGGATTTG GGAGTAGTGGACGTGTTATGCGAAGCTTGTGAAGAGTTAAAATGGAAGAAGCCGTCAAAAATTCAGAAGGAATCCATACCAGTGGCACTACAAGGCAAAGACATCATTGGTTTAGCCGAGACTGGTTCAGGCAAGACTGGTGCCTTTGCGCTGCCTATACTTCAAGCACTGTTGGAGAACCCACAGAGATACTTTGCACTAATATTGACACCTACGAGAGAGTTGGCATTCCAGATATCAGAACAATTTGAGGCACTTG GAGCAAGTATAGGAGTGAAATGTGCTGTAATAGTGGGTGGCATGGACATGGTGGCTCAAGCTCTGATGCTGTCCAAAAAACCACACATCATCATAGCAACTCCTGGCCGACTGGTGGACCATCTGGAAAACACCAAGGGATTTAACTTGAAAGCTCTTAAGTTTTTG GTGATGGATGAAGCTGATCGCATCCTGAACATGGATTTCGAAGTGGAGGTAGACAAGATACTCCGCGTGATCCCGCGCGAGCGCCGCACGTATCTGTTCTCGGCTACAATGACCAAGAAGGTGCAGAAACTACAGAGAGCCTCACTGCAGGACCCTGTGAAGGTTGAGGTGTCCACCAAGTACCAAACTGTTGAGAAGCTGCTGCAGTACTACCTGTTCATACCTGTCAAGTATAAG GACGTATACCTAGTCCACATCCTCAACGAGATGGCAGGCAACTCATTCATAGTATTCGTGGCGACATGTGCGGGCGCGCTCCGCACGGCGCTACTGCTGCGTAACTTGGGACTCGCCGCCGTGCCGCTGCACGGACAGATGTCGCAGAACAAACGACTCGCCGCGCTCAACAAGTTCAAGAGCAAAAGTCGTAGCGTGCTTATTTGTACCGATGTTGCTTCTAG AGGTCTGGATATTCCCCATGTGGATGTGGTGATAAACCTAGACATCCCACTGCACAGTAAGGACTACATACATCGTGTGGGACGTACCGCAAGAGCCGGACGTGCTGGAAAAGCTATCACTTTTGTGTCACAG TATGATGTGGAGTTATATCAGCGCATTGAACAGTTGATCGGCAAACAACTGCCTCTATACAAGACAGAAGAAAGCGAGGTCATGGTGTTGCAGGAGAGAGTCGCCGAGGCACAACGACTTACTAAGATT GAAATGAAAGAGCTAGAAGATAAAAAGAACACGAAAGGAAAGAAGCGCGGCGCCGCGGACTCGGACGATGACACCGAGGAAGCAGCGGGAGTACGACGACGCATCAAGGGCgggaaaaataacaaatatggCGGCAAAAAGAAGAAAcgataa
- the Phf5a gene encoding PHD finger protein 5a: protein MAKHHPDLIFCRKQPGVAIGRLCEKCDGKCVICDSYVRPCTLVRICDECNYGSYQGRCVICGGPGVSDAYYCKECTIQEKDRDGCPKIVNLGSSKTDLFYERKKYGFRRH, encoded by the exons atggcCAAGCATCATCCAGATCTTATCTTCTGCAGGAAACAGCCAGGCGTCG CTATTGGCCGTTTGTGTGAGAAATGTGATGGTAAATGTGTGATTTGCGACTCATACGTGCGTCCCTGCACACTTGTGAGGATATGCGACGAGTGTAACTACGGATCTTATCAGGGCCGTTGCGTTATTTGTGGCGGGCCCGGTGTTTCGGATGCTTACTATTGTAAAGAATGCACAATACAAGAAAAAGAT AGAGATGGATGTCCAAAGATTGTGAACTTAGGCAGTTCCAAAACTGATCTGTTCtatgaaagaaagaaatatggGTTTAGAAGACACTAG